One stretch of Paenibacillus sp. AN1007 DNA includes these proteins:
- a CDS encoding EamA family transporter, which translates to MSEAIGSTAPKTSASTALTPAKAALLVILTTLIMGTSFPVGRIGMAYAPPFLLMGLRYILAGGLMALLLRKRPLPKRWQAWSRIILIGLFQSAGVMGCAYYSMNWISSSESAILTFTNPLIVIVLSAVLYGLSYRLSQWIGVTLGFAGILLTFGWHMSLTPGTWIGFGGAISFAVSTLLIKRWGNDFEPFVLTAYQMLAGGAALLLLSLWTERPHFTITAVSVVSLLWLTFACSMLQFSLWFYLLQHSDPAQTSSYLFLAPFFGVLSSWILLGEQVYWFTGAGGLMIGTGIYMVNRRPARKKQAASLPGVSDHDQV; encoded by the coding sequence ATGAGCGAGGCGATTGGCAGCACTGCACCAAAAACAAGCGCCTCCACTGCTTTAACTCCAGCTAAAGCTGCCTTATTGGTTATTTTAACGACGCTCATTATGGGTACTTCTTTTCCTGTAGGCAGGATAGGTATGGCGTATGCACCTCCATTCCTTCTCATGGGACTGCGCTACATCCTGGCAGGAGGGTTGATGGCCCTATTACTGCGTAAGCGTCCTTTACCAAAAAGATGGCAGGCTTGGAGCCGCATTATTCTCATTGGATTGTTTCAATCTGCTGGGGTGATGGGCTGTGCCTATTACAGTATGAACTGGATTTCATCCAGTGAATCGGCCATCCTTACATTTACGAATCCGCTGATCGTTATTGTTCTCAGTGCAGTTCTATACGGTCTGAGCTATCGTTTAAGCCAGTGGATTGGTGTAACTTTAGGTTTTGCAGGTATCCTGCTCACTTTTGGATGGCATATGAGCCTCACACCCGGAACCTGGATCGGTTTCGGGGGCGCGATATCTTTTGCCGTGTCTACACTGCTTATTAAGCGCTGGGGTAATGATTTTGAACCATTTGTGCTGACGGCTTATCAGATGCTTGCTGGAGGCGCAGCACTGCTTCTGCTCAGTCTGTGGACGGAACGGCCTCATTTTACAATAACCGCAGTTTCCGTTGTGTCTTTACTGTGGCTGACATTTGCCTGCTCCATGTTACAGTTCTCCCTCTGGTTTTATCTATTACAGCATAGTGATCCCGCCCAGACCAGTTCCTATTTGTTTCTCGCACCATTCTTCGGTGTGCTTTCAAGCTGGATTCTGCTCGGAGAGCAGGTCTACTGGTTTACCGGAGCAGGAGGCTTAATGATTGGCACAGGCATTTATATGGTAAACCGCCGTCCAGCACGGAAGAAACAAGCCGCGTCACTCCCTGGGGTTTCGGATCATGATCAAGTCTAG
- a CDS encoding SDR family NAD(P)-dependent oxidoreductase: MRYWTNRIVLITGGGTGIGRAAGIQLAERGAKVILNYSRSQQAAEETVRHILALGGQACSIQANIASDGEVRRMVAAVTEMYGPITDLVNNAGMTYHIPLHDLDSVTDDVWNELIDVNVKGMFHSARAVKEGIVQAGGGAIVNLGSIAGSTGSGSSLPYAVSKAAVHGLTLSLAHALSPHIRVNAIIPGAAATRWWAGNEERMHQLGGQLLLQRIASPEDIAHMICAALEQQSMTGQLITVDGGQTL; encoded by the coding sequence ATGAGATACTGGACAAACAGGATTGTTTTAATAACAGGTGGGGGCACAGGCATAGGCCGGGCTGCAGGTATACAGCTTGCTGAACGAGGAGCAAAGGTGATCCTGAATTACTCCCGCTCACAGCAGGCCGCAGAAGAAACCGTTCGGCACATACTCGCACTAGGCGGGCAGGCATGTTCTATTCAGGCGAATATTGCCAGTGATGGAGAGGTACGCCGAATGGTCGCCGCGGTAACCGAAATGTATGGCCCCATTACGGATCTGGTCAATAACGCCGGAATGACCTATCACATTCCTTTACATGATTTGGATTCGGTCACCGATGATGTCTGGAATGAACTCATTGATGTTAATGTGAAAGGCATGTTTCACTCCGCTCGTGCTGTAAAAGAAGGGATCGTGCAGGCTGGAGGCGGGGCCATTGTGAACCTAGGCAGCATTGCAGGCAGTACAGGTTCCGGTTCATCGCTTCCGTATGCTGTATCCAAAGCTGCAGTTCACGGCTTGACGTTATCACTGGCTCATGCACTCTCTCCTCATATTCGGGTTAATGCCATCATTCCCGGAGCCGCTGCAACGCGCTGGTGGGCCGGCAATGAAGAGCGGATGCACCAACTTGGCGGACAATTACTGCTGCAGCGCATCGCTTCGCCAGAGGACATCGCTCACATGATCTGTGCTGCTCTTGAGCAGCAATCCATGACAGGGCAGCTTATTACTGTCGATGGCGGGCAGACATTATGA
- a CDS encoding LysR family transcriptional regulator: MESGDLRIFQCVAREGNLTRAAARLGYVQSNVTARIRHLEAEVNTPLFIRHNRGMTLSPAGEMLLAYADKIIGLLNDASRALQAANTPSGPLQIGSIQTAAAVRLPRLLAKYYSQYPDVALALASGHSQMLIDQVIGYELEGAFIGCACDHPDIKSVDVFDEELFIVSAPVLSADELERKPILVYSLGCSYRKILEDWMLLRGVHRPVILEFGTLEAIISGVTSGMGISLLPEIVIHQQVENGLLRKHSLPPGMNRMMTRFITRKDVFVSSALGAFMEMLPQECGMIGNGDLI, translated from the coding sequence ATGGAAAGCGGGGATCTTCGAATATTTCAATGTGTTGCCCGGGAAGGGAATCTGACGAGAGCTGCAGCGAGGCTCGGGTACGTTCAATCCAACGTTACGGCACGCATACGGCATTTGGAGGCTGAGGTGAATACGCCCTTGTTCATCCGGCATAATCGGGGAATGACACTTTCTCCGGCGGGAGAGATGCTGCTGGCTTATGCCGATAAGATTATTGGTCTGCTGAATGATGCTTCCAGGGCACTTCAGGCTGCCAATACGCCATCCGGCCCTTTGCAGATTGGGTCTATACAGACAGCTGCCGCGGTGAGGCTGCCGCGTTTGCTTGCGAAATACTACAGCCAGTACCCGGATGTTGCGCTGGCGCTGGCATCAGGTCATTCACAGATGCTTATTGATCAGGTCATCGGGTATGAATTGGAAGGAGCATTTATCGGCTGCGCCTGTGACCATCCCGATATTAAATCTGTGGATGTATTCGATGAGGAACTATTTATTGTCTCGGCTCCAGTCCTGTCAGCGGATGAACTGGAACGAAAGCCGATTTTAGTGTATAGTCTGGGCTGCTCTTATCGTAAAATTCTGGAGGACTGGATGCTTCTAAGAGGTGTTCATCGCCCAGTCATTTTGGAGTTCGGGACATTGGAGGCGATTATCAGCGGCGTGACCTCGGGCATGGGGATTTCGCTGCTGCCTGAAATCGTCATTCATCAGCAGGTCGAAAACGGTCTGCTCCGCAAACATTCTCTTCCTCCCGGAATGAACCGTATGATGACACGGTTTATTACACGTAAGGATGTGTTTGTCAGCAGTGCGCTTGGGGCTTTTATGGAAATGCTCCCGCAGGAATGTGGTATGATAGGGAATGGAGATTTAATTTAA
- a CDS encoding replication-associated recombination protein A, whose protein sequence is MDLFSFQQDTQPQARLLADRMRPEHLDEYIGQEHIIGPGKLLRRAIEADQISSILLYGPPGCGKTTLAHIISQHTQGQFVRLNAVDASVKDVREVIEQAQTNKQLYGTKTILFLDEVHRFNSSRQDALLPAVEKGTIIFIGATTENPFHYVNGALMSRSTLFQLESLTKEHSLVAMRRALSDADKGLGFMELRADDEALEHIAAMANGDIRRALNALELAALTTPPEQDGTIHVTLAVAEESIRRPIVKADESTQYDVLSAFHKSIRGSSDAALFWFLYAVEKLGMDPMTFIRRLIAASSEDIGLANPQAMTQAIGALDAYRNNGWPEAKLNIAQAILFAVESPKSNAVYTAISKAMSAIDEVKSAEVPLHLRDTHYSGAAKLGHEGYQYPHNYPGHYVKQEYLPKQLSRRVFYEATEQGNESKIRLNQQRRREL, encoded by the coding sequence ATGGATTTATTTTCGTTTCAACAGGATACACAGCCGCAAGCCAGACTGCTGGCAGACCGTATGAGGCCTGAGCATCTGGATGAATATATCGGACAAGAACATATTATTGGACCCGGGAAGCTGCTTCGCCGAGCCATTGAGGCTGACCAGATCTCATCCATTCTGCTGTATGGCCCCCCGGGATGCGGCAAGACAACCTTAGCCCACATTATCTCTCAGCACACGCAGGGACAGTTTGTGCGGCTTAACGCCGTGGATGCCTCGGTTAAAGACGTACGCGAAGTGATTGAGCAGGCACAGACGAACAAACAGCTGTACGGCACCAAAACGATTCTGTTCCTTGACGAGGTACATCGTTTTAACAGCTCACGCCAAGATGCGCTGCTGCCCGCGGTAGAGAAGGGCACCATTATTTTCATCGGGGCGACAACAGAGAACCCTTTTCATTATGTAAATGGAGCCTTAATGAGCCGTTCTACTCTGTTCCAGCTTGAGTCGCTGACCAAGGAGCATTCACTGGTTGCCATGCGCAGAGCGCTAAGCGATGCGGATAAAGGGCTTGGTTTTATGGAGCTGCGAGCAGACGATGAAGCTTTGGAACACATTGCAGCAATGGCCAACGGCGATATTCGCCGCGCTTTGAACGCACTGGAGCTGGCTGCGCTCACTACACCGCCTGAGCAGGATGGAACGATTCACGTCACGCTGGCTGTTGCGGAAGAGTCCATTCGCCGTCCCATCGTAAAGGCAGACGAGTCCACGCAGTATGATGTCTTGTCTGCTTTTCACAAAAGCATCCGTGGTTCAAGCGATGCAGCGCTGTTCTGGTTTCTGTATGCGGTCGAGAAGCTCGGCATGGACCCGATGACGTTCATTCGCCGCCTGATTGCAGCAAGCAGTGAGGATATTGGACTAGCGAATCCGCAGGCGATGACTCAGGCGATCGGTGCGCTTGATGCGTATCGGAATAACGGCTGGCCTGAAGCCAAGCTGAACATTGCGCAGGCTATTTTGTTTGCGGTGGAAAGTCCGAAATCCAATGCGGTGTATACGGCCATTTCCAAGGCAATGAGTGCAATAGACGAGGTCAAATCGGCTGAAGTGCCGCTGCATCTGAGGGATACACATTATTCGGGAGCTGCCAAGCTGGGACATGAGGGATATCAGTACCCTCATAACTATCCCGGACATTATGTGAAGCAGGAGTATTTGCCCAAACAGCTGTCCCGCAGAGTCTTCTATGAAGCCACAGAGCAGGGGAATGAATCAAAGATCAGGTTGAATCAGCAGCGGCGAAGAGAGCTGTAG
- a CDS encoding CrcB family protein — MKEFVYIGAGGFLGTLTRYTIQLLIPSANTGFPWAVLLINAIGSLFLGWFFTIAIPEKVTPQLRLAIGTGFTGAFTTFSTFTLDIVRLSEGGEWLKAAAYLLFSVAAGLLLCAFGIKLGNRMLAVSPKGSDTR, encoded by the coding sequence ATGAAAGAGTTCGTATATATTGGAGCTGGCGGTTTTCTGGGCACATTAACCCGTTATACCATCCAGCTTCTGATCCCCTCGGCCAATACAGGTTTTCCATGGGCAGTGCTGCTGATCAATGCGATCGGCAGCCTGTTTTTAGGTTGGTTCTTTACCATTGCCATTCCCGAAAAAGTAACACCGCAGCTTCGTCTTGCCATCGGTACAGGCTTTACCGGAGCCTTCACCACCTTCTCCACATTCACACTGGATATCGTTCGTTTATCAGAGGGCGGAGAATGGCTGAAAGCTGCAGCGTATCTCCTTTTTAGTGTGGCAGCCGGACTGCTGCTCTGTGCCTTCGGCATCAAGCTTGGAAACCGAATGCTCGCTGTCTCTCCAAAAGGGAGTGATACCCGATGA
- the crcB gene encoding fluoride efflux transporter CrcB: MIVWIGAAGVLGALVRYSLGKAVSGKLGTSFPWGTWIINVSGSLLLGMLYGAHQAAMLSDFTWIVWGTGFCGAYTTFSTFGYETLTLMGQRRYGRAILYVVSSVVVGVLGCMTGVWLTA; encoded by the coding sequence ATGATCGTGTGGATCGGAGCAGCCGGCGTATTAGGTGCGCTTGTTCGTTACAGTCTGGGGAAGGCCGTCTCCGGCAAACTGGGGACTTCGTTTCCTTGGGGCACCTGGATCATTAATGTCAGCGGTTCTCTTCTGCTTGGCATGCTGTATGGTGCGCATCAGGCCGCGATGCTGTCAGACTTCACGTGGATCGTGTGGGGAACCGGCTTCTGCGGAGCGTATACCACCTTCTCCACCTTTGGCTACGAAACCTTAACGTTAATGGGGCAGCGGCGATACGGCAGAGCAATTCTTTACGTGGTGAGTTCTGTTGTGGTGGGTGTGTTAGGTTGTATGACAGGTGTTTGGCTTACTGCATAA